A window from Pseudomonas frederiksbergensis encodes these proteins:
- the dksA gene encoding RNA polymerase-binding protein DksA, which yields MPTQAKQQNQSISGFEPYKEVKGEEYMGKPMRAHFTKILNKWKQDLMQEVDRTVDHMKDEAANFPDPADRASQEEEFSLELRARDRERKLIKKIDKTLQLIEDEEYGWCESCGVEIGVKRLEARPTADMCVDCKTLAEIKEKQVGK from the coding sequence ATGCCCACCCAAGCAAAGCAGCAAAACCAGTCGATCAGCGGTTTCGAACCCTACAAAGAAGTGAAGGGCGAGGAATACATGGGCAAGCCCATGCGCGCTCACTTCACCAAGATCCTGAATAAGTGGAAACAGGACTTGATGCAGGAAGTCGACCGTACGGTTGATCACATGAAAGACGAAGCGGCCAACTTCCCGGACCCGGCAGACCGTGCCAGCCAGGAAGAAGAATTCAGCCTCGAGCTGCGTGCCCGCGACCGCGAGCGCAAGTTGATCAAAAAGATCGACAAGACGCTGCAACTGATCGAAGACGAAGAATATGGCTGGTGCGAGTCCTGCGGCGTCGAAATCGGCGTCAAGCGACTGGAAGCCCGCCCTACCGCCGACATGTGCGTTGACTGCAAGACCCTGGCGGAAATCAAGGAAAAGCAAGTCGGCAAGTAA
- a CDS encoding Crp/Fnr family transcriptional regulator, whose product MYLLGEQPAYADALINRLQHIPVRLLEGLMPCGPSLEFAAVDDLGVLLPGNQLFMLENGLLHGSIDDRALFYLHEGDLIGLRQGTELPRCRFRSDSPLALMPYLRSEFFQHIYADLERSELFLQYMTGQAVLLSDAVVRLKKPEFRSTNGFQRVASGEVLIRQGDEPDQVFVLIDGHAEAFVDGHKVGDIPKDEIFGAMAVFTGEKRNASVITSEASTVMLIPKDQFLSLTQSNPKIAHSLIESMARRIDLLNEQIIQLSSLTPQAETQ is encoded by the coding sequence ATGTACCTACTTGGGGAACAACCGGCTTACGCCGACGCGCTGATCAACCGACTGCAACATATTCCTGTCCGGCTGCTGGAAGGTTTGATGCCTTGCGGGCCAAGCCTGGAATTTGCGGCCGTCGATGATCTGGGCGTCCTGTTACCCGGCAATCAACTTTTTATGCTGGAAAATGGCCTGCTGCATGGATCCATCGATGATCGGGCATTGTTCTATCTGCACGAGGGCGATTTGATCGGCTTGCGTCAGGGCACCGAGCTGCCGCGTTGCCGCTTCCGCAGCGATAGCCCTTTGGCACTGATGCCGTACCTGCGATCCGAGTTTTTTCAACATATCTATGCCGACCTGGAGCGTTCGGAGTTGTTTCTTCAATACATGACCGGTCAGGCCGTTCTGCTGTCCGACGCTGTCGTCCGCCTGAAAAAGCCCGAGTTTCGAAGCACCAATGGTTTTCAGCGCGTGGCCAGTGGCGAAGTATTGATCCGTCAGGGCGATGAACCGGATCAGGTGTTCGTCCTCATTGATGGCCACGCCGAAGCCTTTGTCGACGGGCACAAAGTCGGCGATATACCCAAGGACGAGATTTTTGGCGCGATGGCGGTGTTCACTGGCGAGAAGCGTAACGCCAGCGTGATCACCAGCGAAGCCAGCACTGTCATGCTGATCCCCAAAGACCAGTTTCTCAGCCTGACCCAAAGCAATCCGAAGATCGCCCACAGCCTGATCGAGAGCATGGCCCGACGTATCGACCTGCTGAACGAGCAGATCATTCAGCTGAGTTCACTAACCCCGCAGGCTGAAACCCAATGA
- a CDS encoding heme/hemin ABC transporter substrate-binding protein, whose translation MRLSTRVAALCVGLLVSHHVAAAELPQRWVSAGGALSEWISALGGESNLVGVDTTSQYPESLKALPSIGYQRQLSAEGILSLRPQLLVGTEETGPPPVLSQVRSAGVQVELFSAQPDLSTLQGNLQRLGKLLGAEDQASQVFQTYQQQLDQQKIRVTQAQVKEKSPGVLLLLGHAGGKPLIAGKDTAADWLLQQAGGHNLATHSGYKPFSVESLVSLDPEVLVFADRALTGDAARAALFKENPILSSTRAAKDGRVMELDPTLLVGGLGPRLPDAMKKLSDAFYPGTAGQ comes from the coding sequence ATGCGCCTGAGTACCCGCGTTGCTGCGCTCTGTGTCGGACTCCTCGTCAGCCATCACGTTGCAGCGGCCGAGTTGCCACAACGTTGGGTCAGTGCCGGGGGCGCTTTATCGGAATGGATCAGCGCGCTGGGCGGTGAATCGAACCTGGTCGGTGTCGACACCACCAGCCAGTACCCGGAATCGCTCAAGGCATTGCCAAGCATCGGGTATCAGCGGCAATTGTCGGCGGAGGGCATCTTGAGCTTACGCCCGCAATTACTGGTCGGCACCGAGGAAACGGGGCCGCCACCGGTACTTTCGCAGGTTCGCAGCGCGGGTGTGCAGGTCGAACTGTTTTCGGCCCAGCCGGATCTATCGACGTTGCAGGGCAATTTGCAGCGTCTGGGCAAATTGCTCGGCGCTGAAGATCAGGCTTCACAAGTGTTTCAGACTTATCAACAGCAACTCGATCAGCAAAAGATCCGGGTCACTCAGGCACAGGTGAAAGAAAAATCGCCGGGCGTGCTGTTGTTGCTTGGTCACGCGGGCGGCAAACCGCTCATCGCCGGAAAGGACACCGCCGCCGATTGGTTGCTGCAACAGGCCGGTGGGCACAATCTAGCCACGCATAGCGGCTATAAACCCTTTTCTGTCGAATCCCTGGTCAGCCTGGATCCCGAGGTGCTGGTGTTTGCCGATCGCGCACTGACCGGTGATGCGGCCCGTGCGGCGTTGTTCAAGGAGAACCCGATCCTGTCCTCGACCCGCGCGGCCAAGGACGGGCGAGTCATGGAGCTTGATCCGACCTTGTTGGTCGGGGGCTTGGGGCCGCGGTTACCCGATGCGATGAAAAAACTGTCTGACGCCTTTTACCCCGGCACGGCCGGCCAATGA
- the sfsA gene encoding DNA/RNA nuclease SfsA → MRFHPPLEEGRLIRRYKRFLADIETVSGELLTIHCPNTGSMLNCQVEGGQVWFSRSNDPKRKLPGTWEVGETPQGRLFCVNTGRANGLIEEALRAGVITELNGFTELKREVAYGQESSRIDFRLDYPSGPAYVEVKSVTLGFDGSLVAAFPDAVTQRGAKHLRELAHLARDGIRAVQLYCVNLTGIDAVRPAQEIDSAYAAALLEAVACGVEVLAYGVRLTHEEMVVDRRLEVLLNG, encoded by the coding sequence ATGCGTTTTCATCCTCCCCTCGAAGAAGGCCGTTTGATTCGCCGTTACAAGCGTTTTCTTGCCGATATCGAAACCGTTAGCGGCGAGTTGTTGACCATTCACTGCCCCAACACTGGCTCGATGCTCAATTGCCAGGTCGAAGGCGGGCAGGTCTGGTTCAGCCGTTCCAATGACCCCAAGCGCAAGTTACCCGGTACCTGGGAAGTCGGCGAAACCCCGCAGGGGCGCTTGTTTTGCGTGAACACCGGGCGGGCCAACGGCTTGATCGAAGAAGCATTGCGAGCCGGCGTCATCACCGAACTCAACGGCTTTACTGAGCTGAAGCGTGAAGTGGCCTACGGTCAGGAAAGCAGTCGTATCGATTTCCGCCTCGATTACCCGAGCGGGCCGGCGTATGTCGAAGTCAAAAGTGTCACCCTGGGCTTCGATGGCTCACTGGTAGCGGCATTTCCCGATGCGGTGACCCAGCGCGGGGCCAAGCATTTGCGCGAATTGGCGCATTTGGCTCGGGATGGAATCCGTGCCGTGCAGCTCTATTGCGTCAATCTCACCGGCATCGACGCCGTGCGTCCGGCACAAGAAATCGATTCGGCCTACGCCGCAGCTTTGCTGGAGGCGGTGGCATGCGGAGTCGAAGTGTTGGCTTATGGCGTGCGGTTGACCCACGAAGAAATGGTGGTCGATCGGCGTCTGGAGGTGTTGCTCAACGGCTAA
- the gluQRS gene encoding tRNA glutamyl-Q(34) synthetase GluQRS — protein MTATTSTPYIGRFAPTPSGHLHFGSLVAALASYLDARSVGGRWLMRMEDLDPPREEPGAQAAILNALESYGFEWDGEMVRQSDRHDAYAEVLNRLLNHGLAYACTCSRKQLEPYHGIYPGFCRNAGHDTKDAAIRLRVPELEYHFIDRVQGEYRQHLGREVGDFVIRRRDGLYAYQLAVVLDDAWQGVTDIVRGADLLDSTPRQLYLQELLGLPQPRYLHIPLITQPDGNKLGKSYRSPPLTEDQATPLLLRALRALGHNPGAELAYATPREVLNWGIAHWDAGLIPRTLNLPEAQLQ, from the coding sequence ATGACCGCCACGACCTCCACCCCCTACATCGGGCGCTTCGCCCCCACGCCCAGTGGCCATCTGCATTTCGGTTCGCTGGTCGCAGCGCTGGCCTCGTACCTCGACGCCCGCTCCGTGGGTGGCCGTTGGCTGATGCGCATGGAGGATCTCGATCCGCCACGGGAAGAGCCCGGCGCTCAAGCGGCGATTCTCAACGCCCTGGAAAGCTACGGGTTCGAGTGGGATGGCGAAATGGTCCGACAGAGTGACCGGCACGATGCCTACGCCGAAGTTCTCAATCGTCTGCTCAATCACGGCCTGGCGTACGCTTGTACTTGCTCGCGTAAACAATTGGAGCCGTATCACGGGATTTACCCGGGCTTTTGCCGCAACGCCGGTCATGACACTAAAGATGCGGCGATTCGCCTGCGTGTCCCCGAGCTGGAATATCACTTCATCGACCGGGTGCAAGGTGAATACCGCCAACACCTGGGCCGGGAAGTCGGAGATTTCGTGATTCGTCGCCGCGACGGCCTCTACGCCTATCAATTGGCGGTGGTGCTGGACGACGCCTGGCAAGGCGTTACCGATATCGTCCGCGGCGCCGACCTGCTCGACTCCACACCGCGCCAGCTCTACCTGCAAGAACTGCTCGGCTTGCCGCAACCGCGCTACCTGCATATCCCGCTGATCACCCAGCCCGATGGCAACAAGCTCGGCAAGTCCTATCGTTCGCCGCCGTTGACCGAAGATCAGGCAACCCCCTTGCTACTGCGCGCGTTGCGCGCGCTGGGGCACAACCCCGGTGCCGAACTGGCTTACGCCACCCCACGGGAGGTGTTGAACTGGGGCATCGCCCACTGGGATGCAGGGTTGATCCCGCGCACACTCAACCTGCCCGAAGCACAACTACAGTGA
- a CDS encoding pyridoxal phosphate-dependent aminotransferase — MAQSYSARSRAIEPFHVMALLARANELQAAGHDVIHLEIGEPDFTTAEPIIQAGQAALTAGKTRYTAARGIPELREAISGFYQQRYGLNIDPQRILITPGGSGALLLASALLVDPGKHWLLADPGYPCNRHFLRLVEGAAQLVPVGPDVRYQLTPDLIARHWDHDSVGALVASPANPTGTILTRDELAGLSAAIKARHGHLVVDEIYHGLTYGTDAASVLEVDDSAFVLNSFSKYFGMTGWRLGWLVAPEAAVGELEKLAQNLYISAPSMAQHAALACFEPATISILEERRAEFGRRRDFLLPALRELGFGIAVEPEGAFYLYADISKFGGDAFAFCRHFLETEHVAITPGLDFGRYQAGHHVRFAYTQSLVRLQEAVERIARGLKSWQG, encoded by the coding sequence ATGGCTCAGTCCTACAGTGCCCGCAGTCGCGCGATCGAACCTTTCCATGTCATGGCGCTGCTCGCGCGGGCCAATGAACTGCAAGCCGCGGGTCACGACGTGATCCACCTGGAGATCGGCGAACCCGACTTCACCACCGCCGAGCCGATCATTCAGGCCGGTCAGGCCGCGTTGACGGCGGGGAAGACCCGTTACACCGCCGCGCGCGGCATTCCCGAGCTGCGTGAGGCGATTTCCGGCTTTTATCAGCAACGTTACGGTTTGAACATCGATCCGCAGCGAATCCTCATCACGCCCGGCGGTTCCGGTGCGCTGCTGTTGGCCAGCGCCTTGTTGGTGGATCCGGGCAAGCATTGGCTGCTGGCGGACCCGGGATACCCGTGCAACCGGCACTTTCTGCGGTTGGTGGAAGGCGCGGCGCAGCTTGTCCCGGTAGGCCCGGACGTGCGCTATCAGCTGACGCCGGACCTGATTGCCCGCCACTGGGACCACGACAGCGTTGGCGCCCTGGTGGCTTCGCCAGCCAATCCGACCGGGACGATCCTGACCCGCGACGAGCTGGCAGGCCTGTCTGCTGCAATCAAGGCGCGTCACGGGCATCTGGTGGTGGACGAGATCTATCACGGCCTGACCTACGGCACCGATGCGGCCAGCGTGCTGGAAGTCGATGACAGTGCCTTCGTCCTGAATAGTTTTTCCAAATATTTCGGCATGACCGGATGGCGCCTCGGTTGGCTGGTGGCGCCGGAAGCGGCGGTCGGGGAGCTGGAGAAACTCGCGCAGAACCTTTACATCAGCGCCCCAAGCATGGCTCAGCACGCTGCTCTGGCCTGCTTCGAACCGGCCACGATCAGCATTCTGGAAGAGCGTCGCGCCGAATTCGGCCGTCGTCGGGATTTCCTCCTGCCAGCCCTGCGAGAGTTGGGCTTTGGGATCGCCGTTGAGCCTGAAGGCGCGTTCTACTTGTATGCCGATATCAGCAAGTTCGGCGGCGATGCCTTCGCGTTCTGCCGACATTTCCTCGAAACCGAACACGTGGCGATTACTCCGGGTCTGGACTTCGGGCGTTACCAGGCCGGCCATCATGTGCGGTTTGCCTACACCCAAAGTCTTGTGCGCCTACAAGAAGCGGTCGAGCGGATTGCGCGCGGCTTGAAGAGCTGGCAAGGCTGA
- a CDS encoding heme ABC transporter ATP-binding protein — MLRTQNLQIRRGRKVVLTDITLELKPGEVLGVLGPNGAGKSTLLGALCGELRAHQGSVWLDERELSDWTGTSRAQRLAVLPQVSTLDFAFRVEEVVGMGRLPHQSGRARDAEIVAAALHAADAGHLSGRSYLALSGGERQRVHLARVLAQLWPGEAGQTLLLDEPTSMLDPLHQHTTLQAVREFANRGAAVLVILHDLNLAARYCDRLLLLEGGRPVALDTPAQVLRPEPLKAVFGLEVLVQQHPERGHPLIIAR; from the coding sequence ATGTTGCGAACGCAAAATCTGCAAATCCGTCGCGGCCGAAAGGTTGTCCTGACGGACATCACGCTTGAGCTCAAGCCGGGCGAAGTTCTCGGCGTGCTGGGGCCGAATGGCGCCGGCAAAAGCACTTTGCTCGGCGCCTTGTGCGGTGAGTTGCGGGCTCATCAGGGCAGCGTCTGGCTCGACGAGCGCGAACTGAGCGATTGGACGGGGACGTCGCGAGCGCAGCGTTTGGCGGTATTGCCGCAGGTGTCGACCCTGGACTTCGCCTTTCGTGTAGAAGAGGTGGTCGGCATGGGCCGCTTGCCCCATCAAAGCGGTCGGGCCCGCGATGCCGAGATCGTCGCCGCCGCATTGCACGCTGCCGATGCCGGGCATCTGAGTGGCCGCAGCTATCTGGCCTTGTCCGGTGGCGAGCGTCAGCGGGTGCATCTGGCGCGGGTTCTGGCGCAGCTATGGCCGGGCGAAGCAGGCCAAACGTTGTTGCTCGATGAGCCAACGTCGATGCTCGACCCGCTTCATCAGCACACCACGTTGCAAGCCGTGCGCGAGTTCGCCAACAGAGGCGCGGCGGTACTGGTGATCCTGCATGATCTGAACCTGGCAGCGCGTTATTGTGATCGCCTGTTACTGCTCGAAGGCGGGCGCCCGGTAGCGCTCGATACACCGGCGCAGGTGTTGCGCCCGGAGCCACTCAAGGCCGTGTTCGGGCTGGAAGTGCTGGTGCAGCAGCACCCGGAGCGTGGGCATCCGCTGATCATCGCCCGCTGA
- a CDS encoding Rieske (2Fe-2S) protein — protein MKFLCAGVELADASSRGFDIDGQKLFAVRRGGQVYVYINRCPHRGVGLEWKPDQFLDPSNSLIQCATHGALFLIEDGECVAGPCAGQSLTTVACREDEQGIWVSL, from the coding sequence ATGAAGTTTCTTTGCGCAGGCGTTGAGCTGGCCGATGCCAGCAGTCGCGGTTTCGACATCGACGGCCAGAAGCTCTTTGCCGTGCGCCGTGGCGGCCAGGTTTACGTCTACATCAATCGCTGCCCGCACCGTGGCGTCGGACTGGAATGGAAACCCGACCAGTTTCTCGACCCCAGCAACAGCCTGATCCAGTGCGCGACCCACGGCGCACTTTTCCTGATCGAAGACGGGGAATGCGTCGCCGGCCCTTGCGCCGGGCAATCCCTGACCACCGTCGCCTGCCGCGAAGACGAGCAAGGAATCTGGGTCAGTCTTTAG
- a CDS encoding FecCD family ABC transporter permease, translated as MLAIWLSLALGPVSLPLFDTLRAALRLVGVPIAPDGLEQAELILGQIRLPRTLLGLAVGGVLALSGVAMQGLFRNPLADPGLVGVSSGAALGAAIAIVGGSVFGGLPESFGPYLLSLCAFLGGLGVTALVYRLGRRNGQTHVATMLLAGIALTALAGSAVGLFTYLADDATLRTLTFWNLGSLNGASYSRLWPLLLISAGVALWLPRRAKALNALLLGESEAGHLGIDVERLKRELVFCTALGVGAAVAAAGMIGFVGLVVPHLVRLLAGPDHRVLLPASVLAGASLLLFADLVARLALAPAELPIGIVTAFIGAPFFLYLLVRGRA; from the coding sequence TTGCTGGCTATCTGGTTGTCATTGGCGCTTGGGCCGGTGAGCTTGCCGTTGTTCGACACCTTGCGCGCAGCCCTGCGGCTGGTGGGTGTACCGATCGCCCCCGACGGGCTGGAACAGGCTGAGCTGATCCTCGGGCAGATTCGCTTGCCGCGAACCTTGTTGGGCCTGGCCGTGGGCGGGGTGTTGGCATTGTCCGGTGTGGCGATGCAGGGGTTGTTTCGTAATCCTTTGGCCGATCCGGGGCTGGTCGGCGTCTCCAGCGGTGCGGCATTGGGCGCGGCCATCGCGATCGTCGGTGGTTCTGTGTTCGGCGGTCTGCCTGAATCCTTCGGGCCGTATCTGTTATCGCTGTGCGCGTTTCTCGGCGGACTTGGCGTGACTGCATTGGTGTATCGCCTGGGCCGGCGCAACGGGCAGACCCATGTCGCGACCATGCTCCTGGCCGGTATAGCGTTGACAGCGCTGGCCGGTTCCGCCGTGGGGCTGTTCACTTATCTGGCGGATGACGCGACGCTGCGCACCCTGACGTTCTGGAACCTGGGCAGCCTCAATGGCGCCAGCTATTCGCGACTCTGGCCGTTACTGCTGATCAGTGCCGGCGTAGCGCTGTGGCTACCGCGCCGGGCCAAGGCCTTGAATGCGTTGTTGCTGGGTGAGTCGGAGGCGGGTCACCTGGGGATCGATGTCGAACGGCTCAAGCGCGAGTTGGTGTTTTGCACGGCGTTGGGTGTCGGTGCTGCGGTGGCCGCGGCGGGGATGATCGGGTTTGTGGGTCTGGTGGTACCGCATCTGGTGCGACTGCTGGCCGGGCCGGATCATCGTGTGCTGTTGCCAGCGTCGGTATTGGCCGGTGCCAGTCTTTTGTTATTTGCCGATCTGGTGGCGAGACTGGCCCTGGCGCCGGCGGAATTGCCGATCGGGATCGTCACGGCTTTCATCGGTGCGCCGTTCTTTCTGTATTTATTGGTCAGGGGGCGTGCCTGA
- a CDS encoding ChaN family lipoprotein: MRGILMLALLLLSACQHVSTAPPVVGEIRDLRSGQTLTAEELVERLEMPSRLIVGEQHDNRDHHELQLWLLQSLGERRAQGSLLLEMLTPDQQPRVDDVRHASTPPADLPGALAWQAGWEWNLYGPIVRFALSQPYPLLAANLDTSEVRAVYANPVTLSGSRSNAASVKEALLKEVSDSHCGLLPTSQMPPMLAVQQQRDRRMAERLLAAATPSLLFAGAYHARKDVGVPVHVLDLGEPQAPAVLMLAEQGSEVTPAMADYVWYTPAMPPQDYCAQMRKQFGK, encoded by the coding sequence ATGCGTGGGATTTTGATGCTGGCCTTGCTGTTGTTGAGTGCCTGTCAGCATGTTTCGACTGCGCCACCGGTTGTCGGCGAGATCCGGGACTTGCGCAGCGGTCAGACCCTCACAGCAGAGGAACTGGTTGAGCGGTTGGAGATGCCCTCGAGGCTGATCGTGGGCGAACAACATGACAATCGCGATCACCATGAATTGCAGCTGTGGTTACTGCAGTCGCTGGGTGAGCGGCGAGCTCAAGGCAGTCTGCTGCTGGAAATGCTCACGCCGGATCAACAGCCGCGTGTCGATGACGTTCGTCATGCCTCGACACCGCCAGCGGATTTGCCCGGTGCCTTGGCCTGGCAGGCGGGGTGGGAGTGGAATCTGTACGGGCCGATCGTTCGCTTCGCGCTGTCCCAGCCATACCCGCTGCTGGCAGCCAATCTGGACACGTCCGAAGTCCGTGCCGTTTACGCCAACCCTGTGACATTGAGCGGTTCGCGCTCCAACGCCGCTTCAGTCAAGGAAGCGTTGCTCAAGGAAGTCAGCGACTCCCACTGTGGCCTGCTGCCGACATCGCAGATGCCGCCGATGCTGGCGGTCCAGCAGCAACGTGACCGACGGATGGCTGAACGCCTGTTGGCAGCGGCCACGCCTTCACTGCTGTTTGCCGGCGCTTACCATGCACGCAAGGATGTCGGCGTGCCGGTTCATGTTCTTGATCTGGGGGAGCCCCAGGCGCCTGCGGTGTTGATGCTGGCGGAGCAGGGGAGCGAGGTCACACCGGCCATGGCGGATTACGTCTGGTACACGCCTGCCATGCCACCCCAGGATTACTGTGCGCAAATGCGTAAGCAATTTGGCAAGTGA